From the Acidobacteriota bacterium genome, one window contains:
- a CDS encoding ABC transporter permease, whose product MDFIYKALQEVQDFTLLGVRAVTNIFRRPRYFQDTLIQMDAIGVGSLGIIILTGFFTGGVLALQSANSLKAFGAVNLTGQLVSLSLIRELGPVLSALMLAGRVGSGIASQLGSMVVTEQVDAMRALGTDPSKKLVTPRVIACVTTMPLLTVLADLFGLLGGWIVSFYKLNLNTNLYWTTALRAIDYNDALEGLVKPIFFGFIVGMVGCYRGLSTKGGTRGVGEATTKAVVTASILVIVADFFLTKVMQDLRY is encoded by the coding sequence ATGGATTTTATCTACAAAGCGCTGCAGGAAGTTCAAGACTTTACCCTTCTGGGCGTGCGCGCGGTGACCAACATCTTCCGTCGTCCGCGCTACTTTCAAGACACGCTCATTCAGATGGACGCCATCGGGGTGGGTTCGCTGGGCATCATCATCCTGACCGGATTCTTCACCGGAGGCGTGCTGGCCCTGCAGAGCGCCAACTCGTTGAAGGCCTTCGGGGCCGTCAACCTGACCGGCCAACTGGTGTCGCTTTCTCTCATCCGCGAACTGGGTCCCGTGCTCTCGGCCCTGATGCTGGCCGGACGGGTGGGCTCCGGGATCGCTTCGCAACTGGGTTCGATGGTAGTCACCGAGCAGGTCGACGCCATGCGGGCGCTGGGAACCGATCCCTCCAAGAAGCTGGTCACGCCCCGCGTCATCGCCTGCGTCACCACCATGCCCCTGCTGACCGTTCTGGCCGACCTCTTCGGACTGCTGGGCGGATGGATCGTGTCTTTCTACAAGCTCAATCTCAACACCAACCTCTACTGGACCACGGCACTGCGGGCCATCGACTACAACGATGCTCTGGAAGGGCTGGTCAAGCCCATTTTCTTCGGCTTCATCGTAGGCATGGTGGGCTGCTACCGCGGACTCAGCACCAAGGGAGGAACGCGGGGGGTCGGAGAAGCGACGACGAAAGCAGTGGTCACGGCATCCATCTTGGTGATCGTGGCCGATTTCTTCTTGACCAAAGTGATGCAAGACCTGAGATATTGA
- a CDS encoding ATP-binding cassette domain-containing protein, whose protein sequence is MIRFEHVTKTFAGERVLDDFSMSLQPAETKVILGGGGSGKSTILKMVLGLVKPDSGRVYVDGEDITEVEEEDLMPLRRQIGMVFQEGALFDSLTVGENVGYRLIEEGRHSHQEVESIVHQVLGFVGLEHAVGMMPSELSGGMRRRVGIARALAGKPRIVLYDEPTAGLDPITSRTISELIMKLRDLEGVTSILVTHDLTTAMILASEIATVDEEGETRFRRENGEFCLINTRFVMLKEGRVLFEGPDELLREFDDGYVKEFLD, encoded by the coding sequence ATGATCCGTTTTGAACATGTGACCAAGACGTTCGCCGGGGAGCGGGTGCTGGACGATTTTTCAATGTCCCTGCAGCCCGCCGAGACCAAAGTCATCCTGGGCGGAGGCGGATCGGGCAAGTCCACCATCCTCAAGATGGTTCTGGGCCTGGTCAAGCCCGACAGCGGACGGGTCTATGTGGACGGCGAAGACATTACCGAGGTGGAAGAGGAAGATCTGATGCCCTTGCGGCGGCAGATCGGCATGGTCTTTCAAGAAGGCGCTCTTTTCGATTCGCTGACCGTGGGCGAAAACGTGGGCTACCGGCTTATCGAGGAGGGTCGTCACAGCCACCAGGAGGTCGAGTCCATCGTCCACCAGGTGCTGGGATTCGTAGGACTGGAGCACGCTGTCGGCATGATGCCCTCGGAACTCTCGGGCGGCATGCGCCGCAGGGTGGGCATCGCCCGGGCGCTGGCCGGAAAACCGCGCATCGTGCTCTACGACGAACCGACGGCCGGACTGGACCCCATCACCAGCCGGACCATCTCGGAACTGATTATGAAACTGCGCGATCTGGAAGGGGTGACCTCCATCCTGGTCACTCACGATCTGACCACGGCCATGATCCTGGCCAGCGAGATCGCCACCGTCGATGAGGAAGGCGAGACCCGCTTCAGGCGTGAAAACGGGGAGTTCTGCCTCATCAACACGCGCTTCGTCATGCTTAAGGAAGGACGGGTCCTCTTCGAGGGGCCCGACGAACTGCTGCGCGAATTCGACGACGGATACGTCAAGGAGTTCCTCGACTGA